One genomic window of Kosmotoga olearia TBF 19.5.1 includes the following:
- a CDS encoding PD-(D/E)XK nuclease family protein: MKVFLITGPTGSGKTELIISEMEKAHRSNPFSYVFVGPTGSYVKTIREAFLNRVGSIVASRFMAIDEFAVTIMKKLRPEMLHISSNIVKSEISDILEEIGRKDLAQSPTFVEYVFDIINDVKENDGFDKIFAQDDEITLLMRSLYSKLSDRFNSNLIYDTFDAYLSLAELSDELHPGEFGETLFIDGFHDFSPAVKAFLEGIVPIFSKVFITAPEDANRCELFAEARTIIDFVEEREGKIDSNGEIITSEKRFLSEQHLPKNLEPFLKTFFSEQKITQSCENVEVIVASDIFNEVEYISREIKRTIKSGYEPGDIAIVASDFSRYEKLFSERLDEYGIPFRSEGDEPLLESRAVKMLLLPFETAVNGFKPEKIVAMGDFGYGGSKLDTKFFESIAIQARLIYDYPTLTLQKRVESWEERLERYKELVQRKIRAVEEISDEEFIEQEISGYREVILRVDEEIEPAIERIFQVLAPFRSLSRRDCRIYREYFYEWSELIRIEERYRKLVEESEEEPFRKLEGERELLALKRFFNDVLPALEELLLFLGKERISPADYHRYLMLILRNTSFKSSRAIENRVEIQSLLNARFSRKKIKFFVGFNDGYYPMIRMNPLYSFTQYDEKAPKDLLLVKEKQQKLNLYLAVTRTSDRLYFSYPESTIDGEPLLPSAYLQDVIKSAGVTPERVGQKEGRKVDIIPELETVMSEKELKIAVANYFNTGHWKSLKDRFGMGDLEKVLQGFNREFTWIISNRKKIEDHIGKVFSFSRLQSYHKCPFSFYLAYILKIQTPEEGLFELTPLEEGNVYHNVLKDYFSKSALDWEKSLEENMRKYIRHDSELVFKFEYERLRRVIAEYIQIKESKKLPKVEGEFEPTYFELGFGMGNQKPVKVLEDAYIRGKIDRIDVDKDTGAMYIMDYKRGNSGEKEQLILYSIAANELLKEKGYFVVGGSFRPLSGSTNFKDSFVVVTDEGKDIWKFSKSKFTREDIENWVKEKTEGIFNGVYIPKIIENRSGCYNCSFAKLKICSVILWRKEE; encoded by the coding sequence ATGAAAGTCTTTCTTATCACTGGACCTACCGGATCTGGAAAAACAGAACTTATAATCTCCGAAATGGAGAAAGCACATCGTTCCAACCCTTTTTCATACGTTTTTGTTGGTCCAACCGGTAGTTACGTTAAAACAATCAGGGAAGCCTTTTTAAATCGGGTTGGGAGTATCGTTGCATCCAGATTTATGGCGATTGACGAGTTTGCTGTAACGATTATGAAGAAGCTTCGCCCGGAAATGCTTCACATCAGCAGCAATATCGTTAAATCTGAAATAAGCGATATCCTTGAGGAAATCGGAAGAAAAGACCTGGCACAATCTCCGACTTTTGTAGAATATGTATTTGACATAATTAATGATGTGAAAGAAAATGATGGATTCGATAAGATATTTGCCCAAGATGATGAAATCACCTTGCTTATGAGAAGCCTTTATTCAAAACTTTCAGATAGATTCAATTCGAATCTCATATACGACACCTTTGATGCTTATCTTTCTTTAGCAGAATTATCGGACGAACTACATCCAGGTGAATTTGGAGAAACCTTGTTTATAGACGGCTTCCACGACTTTTCGCCGGCTGTAAAAGCTTTTCTCGAAGGGATTGTTCCAATCTTTTCAAAGGTTTTTATAACTGCTCCAGAAGACGCAAACCGGTGTGAATTGTTTGCCGAGGCAAGAACCATTATTGATTTTGTTGAAGAACGGGAAGGGAAAATTGATTCAAACGGCGAGATTATAACTTCCGAAAAAAGATTTCTTTCAGAACAACATCTACCAAAAAATCTCGAACCTTTCCTCAAAACCTTTTTCTCAGAGCAAAAAATCACTCAAAGCTGCGAAAATGTTGAAGTTATTGTAGCCTCGGATATTTTCAACGAAGTGGAATACATTTCGAGAGAAATAAAACGTACGATAAAATCCGGTTACGAGCCTGGAGATATTGCGATCGTTGCATCTGATTTTTCCAGATACGAAAAATTGTTTTCAGAAAGATTAGACGAGTACGGTATCCCGTTCAGAAGCGAAGGGGATGAACCTCTTTTAGAATCCAGAGCGGTGAAAATGCTTCTTTTACCCTTTGAAACGGCGGTCAATGGTTTCAAACCAGAAAAGATCGTTGCAATGGGAGATTTTGGTTATGGCGGCAGTAAACTTGACACAAAGTTTTTCGAATCCATCGCTATACAGGCACGGCTTATTTATGACTACCCCACTCTTACGTTGCAGAAAAGAGTTGAAAGCTGGGAAGAACGATTGGAAAGATACAAAGAGCTTGTTCAGAGAAAGATAAGAGCTGTTGAAGAGATTTCCGATGAGGAATTCATCGAGCAGGAAATCAGTGGATACAGAGAAGTAATTCTGAGGGTAGATGAAGAAATCGAGCCAGCAATAGAGAGGATTTTTCAGGTTCTCGCGCCATTTCGTAGCCTTTCTAGAAGGGATTGTCGAATATACCGTGAATATTTTTATGAATGGTCAGAACTCATAAGAATTGAAGAACGCTATAGAAAACTGGTTGAAGAGTCAGAAGAGGAACCATTCAGGAAACTTGAAGGGGAGCGTGAATTATTAGCGCTGAAAAGATTCTTTAATGATGTACTGCCTGCTTTAGAAGAGCTTCTCCTTTTTCTCGGGAAAGAGCGAATTTCTCCAGCTGATTATCATAGGTATCTAATGCTCATTTTGAGGAACACCTCTTTTAAAAGTTCCAGGGCCATTGAGAACAGGGTTGAGATTCAATCTTTGCTGAATGCTCGTTTTTCACGAAAAAAAATAAAATTCTTTGTTGGATTTAATGACGGTTACTATCCTATGATTCGAATGAATCCCCTGTACAGTTTTACCCAATATGACGAGAAAGCTCCTAAAGACTTGCTTCTGGTAAAAGAGAAACAGCAGAAGCTGAATCTATACCTTGCGGTAACAAGAACATCCGATAGGCTTTATTTTTCTTATCCTGAATCTACGATTGATGGTGAGCCTCTTTTGCCATCAGCATACCTTCAGGATGTAATAAAAAGTGCGGGGGTAACTCCTGAACGAGTTGGTCAAAAGGAAGGTAGAAAGGTGGATATTATTCCAGAGCTCGAAACGGTTATGAGTGAAAAGGAACTGAAAATAGCTGTTGCTAACTATTTTAATACCGGGCACTGGAAATCGCTGAAAGATCGGTTTGGAATGGGTGATCTTGAGAAAGTACTGCAGGGTTTCAATCGGGAATTCACCTGGATAATCAGCAATCGAAAAAAGATAGAAGATCATATTGGAAAGGTCTTTAGTTTTTCCAGATTGCAGAGTTATCACAAGTGCCCCTTTTCCTTTTATTTGGCCTATATCCTGAAAATACAGACGCCGGAAGAGGGACTTTTTGAGCTAACCCCGCTGGAGGAAGGTAATGTTTATCATAACGTGCTCAAAGACTACTTCTCGAAGAGTGCTCTCGACTGGGAAAAATCCCTCGAGGAAAACATGAGGAAGTATATCAGACATGACAGTGAACTGGTTTTTAAATTCGAATATGAACGCCTTCGAAGGGTAATTGCCGAGTATATTCAGATAAAGGAATCAAAGAAACTGCCAAAGGTGGAAGGGGAATTCGAACCGACATATTTTGAGCTGGGTTTCGGGATGGGTAATCAGAAGCCGGTGAAGGTCCTGGAAGATGCTTACATAAGGGGAAAGATAGATAGAATCGACGTGGATAAAGATACGGGTGCGATGTATATTATGGACTACAAGAGAGGAAACTCCGGAGAGAAAGAACAGCTAATACTTTACTCTATTGCAGCAAACGAATTGTTGAAAGAAAAAGGATATTTTGTGGTCGGGGGTAGTTTTAGGCCGCTTTCTGGTAGCACAAATTTCAAGGATAGTTTTGTCGTTGTTACAGACGAAGGAAAGGATATATGGAAGTTTTCGAAGAGTAAATTTACCAGGGAGGATATTGAGAACTGGGTTAAAGAAAAAACGGAAGGGATATTCAACGGGGTTTATATTCCCAAAATTATTGAAAATAGATCTGGCTGCTACAATTGTTCATTCGCAAAATTAAAGATCTGTTCGGTTATTTTGTGGAGGAAGGAAGAATAA
- a CDS encoding UvrD-helicase domain-containing protein gives MSVNRDIFISASAGTGKTYRLVSHYVQIFEEAFRHGEKLDVHNVVAITFTRKASKEMKERVHLRINEKIENNEPGDWKNLRSRLIYAWISTIHSFCERILRESSIFLGIDPGFEILSGVRRVALEAQVVRTYFEQHLDELEPLFDLIGVDKTFELFKKALSGMRVNLRIISPYEEEPLKIGNDGEKILLATRTFHKHFKQLVEHYENEARRNNSLDFDDLLIKTRDLLHNFPQLREKYVRRFKYILIDEFQDTDWLQKTIIDYLHEEERNFLLFVGDAKQSIYRFRGADVTVFNRTKAEFEIKNAHLETLSVNRRSHPDLVEFQNRLFSKIMLQDRSGKYYKSIYDTEVSAIPYEQDSNDSRVRVLVSENSDDSQVVAQYIKNLLSEEITFRNKDGSYSTRKIKPGDIAILLRKFVNVSRYEDALEENGIPYYTVGSKAFYDRPEIAGPLAWLDVIVDPLDDAAFARFLLSPAFGATFEDLFELKSKEKHISDAILKTTDERFKPLRELFIKYSELKHVLSPSSVLQKFVDETEYLPKLASMKRGERAINNVKKMLEIAKELDRLGTSLRELSSNIKAFIDSSEETEATLETEESDSVKLLTVHKSKGLEFPVVIVADTFWKGKSDGSPYILTGEDGYIVSREQPKKESDTIESQLHLEEKEKNLEEEKRTLYVAFSRAREMLVVSLNGKKATSDRPWSQMLQGTLITGENQLCEDMEDLVEIVEPGEAVREEPESIEEKESFIIQWPDIEFIKSVDDRSYIKYISPSLLAEDFTIEISESEPGDILIRKPRELGTLTHSVLEAVGIRGRTGRVTTLESLLSGGIPASVDRIRFSEEDYEIVRKILYKLIDHPLIKEIETSDEAMSEVQFQKKFDRYVLLGIVDKLYRVNGNWRILDFKFAEFSQKSFPKYEFQMKFYLYILKELLAPECAKLLFLKDGEVREVRLNNVEEFEKELLEKIENLGGTNERGE, from the coding sequence GTGAGTGTAAACAGGGACATATTCATTTCTGCATCCGCTGGAACGGGAAAAACCTACAGATTGGTGAGTCATTATGTTCAGATATTCGAAGAGGCATTCAGGCACGGTGAAAAACTCGACGTGCACAACGTCGTGGCGATAACATTTACCAGAAAAGCGTCGAAAGAGATGAAAGAGCGGGTGCATTTGAGAATCAACGAAAAAATCGAGAATAATGAGCCCGGCGACTGGAAAAATCTACGTTCCAGATTGATATACGCATGGATTTCAACTATCCATTCCTTCTGTGAACGCATACTCAGGGAGAGTTCCATTTTTCTTGGTATTGATCCGGGATTTGAAATTTTGAGCGGTGTGAGACGGGTGGCTCTTGAGGCACAGGTAGTTAGAACCTATTTTGAGCAGCATCTGGATGAACTTGAGCCTCTTTTCGATTTGATAGGTGTTGACAAAACCTTTGAGCTTTTTAAGAAAGCACTTTCTGGCATGAGGGTGAATTTGAGGATCATTTCTCCTTATGAAGAGGAACCATTAAAGATAGGAAATGACGGAGAAAAGATTCTCCTGGCAACCAGAACCTTCCATAAACACTTTAAGCAATTGGTAGAGCATTATGAGAACGAAGCAAGAAGAAATAATTCCCTTGACTTTGATGATCTTCTTATCAAGACTCGTGACCTGTTGCACAACTTTCCGCAGCTCAGGGAAAAATACGTAAGAAGGTTTAAATACATACTGATAGATGAATTCCAGGATACTGACTGGCTTCAGAAAACGATAATAGACTACCTCCACGAGGAGGAAAGAAACTTTCTTCTCTTTGTTGGTGACGCCAAGCAGTCGATATACCGTTTCAGGGGAGCTGATGTTACGGTATTTAATAGAACAAAGGCAGAATTTGAAATAAAAAATGCTCATCTTGAAACGCTAAGTGTCAACAGGCGTTCGCATCCGGATCTGGTCGAATTTCAGAACAGGCTTTTCTCAAAAATAATGCTTCAGGATCGGAGCGGAAAGTATTACAAATCAATCTACGATACAGAAGTATCTGCCATTCCATACGAACAAGATTCTAACGATTCCAGAGTAAGGGTGCTGGTTTCTGAAAATTCAGACGATTCGCAGGTTGTTGCACAGTATATAAAAAATTTGTTGAGTGAAGAAATAACCTTTAGAAACAAAGATGGTAGCTATTCCACCAGAAAGATCAAACCGGGGGATATAGCGATACTGTTGCGAAAATTCGTAAATGTCAGTAGATATGAAGATGCTCTTGAAGAAAATGGTATCCCGTACTATACGGTTGGAAGCAAAGCCTTTTACGACCGACCAGAAATTGCAGGCCCTCTTGCGTGGCTGGATGTAATCGTTGATCCGCTAGATGATGCGGCATTTGCAAGGTTTCTCCTTTCTCCGGCTTTTGGAGCGACATTCGAAGATCTTTTCGAATTGAAAAGCAAGGAAAAGCACATATCAGACGCTATTCTAAAAACCACAGATGAACGTTTCAAACCGTTACGAGAATTGTTCATCAAATATTCTGAATTAAAGCATGTTCTTTCACCGAGTAGTGTTTTACAGAAATTTGTAGATGAGACGGAATATCTTCCAAAACTTGCCAGCATGAAAAGAGGGGAAAGGGCGATAAACAATGTTAAAAAGATGCTTGAAATAGCAAAAGAACTCGATCGTCTTGGAACAAGCCTCAGGGAACTCTCGTCAAATATAAAGGCGTTTATAGACTCGAGTGAAGAGACGGAAGCAACCCTTGAAACGGAAGAATCTGACAGCGTTAAACTCCTGACAGTCCATAAATCAAAAGGTCTGGAGTTTCCTGTTGTGATTGTTGCAGATACATTCTGGAAAGGGAAAAGTGATGGTTCCCCTTACATATTAACCGGTGAAGACGGGTATATTGTTTCCAGAGAGCAACCAAAGAAAGAAAGTGATACCATTGAATCGCAGTTGCATCTGGAAGAGAAGGAAAAGAATCTGGAAGAGGAAAAAAGAACCCTTTATGTTGCCTTTTCCAGAGCCAGGGAAATGCTTGTGGTAAGCTTGAATGGGAAGAAAGCCACTTCAGATCGTCCGTGGTCTCAAATGCTTCAAGGAACGTTGATTACTGGTGAAAACCAATTATGCGAAGATATGGAGGACCTTGTGGAAATTGTTGAACCTGGAGAAGCGGTAAGAGAAGAACCTGAGAGTATTGAAGAAAAAGAATCGTTTATAATTCAATGGCCTGATATCGAATTCATAAAATCCGTAGATGACAGGTCTTATATAAAATATATTTCACCATCATTGCTTGCGGAGGATTTCACTATAGAAATCTCAGAAAGCGAGCCGGGAGATATTCTTATAAGAAAGCCAAGAGAGCTTGGGACCCTTACGCATAGCGTCCTTGAAGCTGTTGGTATCCGTGGAAGAACCGGAAGAGTGACGACCTTAGAATCACTTCTTTCCGGTGGAATACCTGCATCTGTGGACAGGATAAGATTTTCGGAAGAAGATTATGAGATTGTCAGAAAAATCCTTTATAAACTTATCGACCATCCTTTGATAAAAGAGATAGAAACCAGTGATGAGGCTATGAGTGAGGTTCAGTTCCAGAAGAAATTCGATCGTTACGTACTTTTGGGGATTGTGGATAAATTGTATCGTGTCAACGGAAACTGGAGGATTCTGGATTTCAAATTTGCAGAATTCAGCCAGAAGAGTTTCCCAAAGTACGAATTCCAGATGAAATTTTATCTTTACATACTGAAAGAACTTCTTGCACCGGAATGTGCGAAGCTTCTGTTTTTGAAAGATGGTGAGGTTAGAGAGGTTAGGTTGAATAATGTAGAGGAGTTTGAAAAGGAACTATTAGAAAAAATAGAAAACCTTGGTGGAACAAATGAGAGAGGGGAATGA
- a CDS encoding PH domain-containing protein produces MEEITLKPTRRAFFVRYTIYLYYVIIGVLMLVFGNLHNPEGSRLGMLLNFGWLTTYLGLFGLWLLLTIIPGIILAFKRRTFLWFFWPAILNLVGWIISLLLGEKYPDHRLWIDNAPILLFLIIGIVALAIIDFYRMTFKYTITENSIEIKYGLFNANKHMVLLNHVTNVLLKRSFLERLIGVGHIIPVSSSGIGSGDKGVLGGVTADVGSKVSVGGFMGGISTEKEFVANPKNCIYGVSKPEKIFEELRSKL; encoded by the coding sequence ATGGAGGAAATTACTTTAAAGCCCACAAGAAGGGCCTTTTTCGTTCGATATACAATTTATCTGTACTATGTCATCATAGGAGTACTTATGCTGGTTTTTGGAAATCTCCACAACCCCGAAGGTAGCAGGCTAGGAATGTTGTTGAATTTCGGATGGCTCACAACATATCTGGGATTGTTTGGATTGTGGCTACTCCTCACCATAATTCCAGGAATCATTCTGGCATTTAAGAGAAGGACCTTCCTTTGGTTTTTCTGGCCAGCAATACTGAATCTGGTTGGTTGGATAATTTCATTACTTCTGGGCGAAAAGTACCCGGATCACCGTCTGTGGATCGATAATGCTCCTATTCTGCTGTTTCTTATTATCGGAATAGTTGCGCTTGCAATAATTGATTTTTATCGGATGACGTTCAAATACACTATCACCGAAAATTCCATCGAGATAAAGTATGGACTTTTCAATGCGAACAAGCATATGGTTTTGTTGAATCATGTGACCAACGTTCTCCTGAAGAGGTCTTTTCTGGAAAGGTTAATTGGAGTGGGGCATATCATTCCTGTGTCATCATCCGGGATAGGTTCAGGAGATAAAGGGGTTCTTGGAGGCGTAACGGCGGATGTTGGTTCGAAGGTAAGTGTTGGTGGATTCATGGGTGGTATTTCGACCGAGAAAGAATTCGTGGCGAATCCCAAGAACTGTATCTACGGTGTCTCCAAACCCGAAAAAATATTTGAGGAACTGAGATCGAAACTCTGA
- a CDS encoding TM1266 family iron-only hydrogenase system putative regulator, translated as MQERKVGIVAITVLNRENYARVNEILHQFADVILGRMGLPVKERQISIISVLVDGTTDEIGALTGKLGQIEGVKVKATLLKV; from the coding sequence TTGCAGGAAAGAAAAGTGGGCATAGTGGCAATAACCGTTTTAAACCGTGAAAATTATGCCAGGGTTAACGAAATTCTACATCAATTTGCAGACGTAATTTTAGGACGGATGGGTTTACCGGTTAAAGAGAGACAAATCTCTATAATTTCCGTATTGGTTGATGGAACGACTGACGAAATTGGAGCCCTTACTGGAAAACTTGGGCAAATCGAAGGCGTTAAGGTCAAAGCTACGTTGTTGAAGGTTTGA